In Tenebrio molitor chromosome 1, icTenMoli1.1, whole genome shotgun sequence, the sequence CTGACCCTTATTGTCTGTTATATCAGTATTATCTGTAATGTCAGTTTTGCTTTTGCTCGTAACCTCAATTAAGAGAAAATGTCATGATTAATCTTATTCGCCAAGCTACTTAGATTGCCaacttatttcgaattaaacaaaatatcaagttctaggggtttcttgtattttgggttgcatataacgaTATTTTCATCGGGATTCTCtcgtgaataatcctgtatattAAATATAGGGTTAGTAACaagagacttccgatgaaaatatcgttatatgcaacccaaaataccaGAAGCTTGGCGAATAAGATTAATCATGAGCATGACACTTCCTCTTTATTTAGGTTATGAGCAAAAGTTTTTACAACAAACATGGATGTTGCctatttgtcaaaatattttttttcaaatgggaacacatactttttttagtaattctgatctTGTGAATGTGCACTAAGCATCAAATACCTTAGAACTGGTGTGACATTAGAAAACTTTGACCTAATTCACGATGTGGTTCTCTACGACAAATGAGTTACTTACGTtacgttaaaattaaaattaaattacagaagttgtttttttgtaggaagtctaaaaaaaattataataacaagGAGATTTTACAAATGTGACTGTCTCGAGTTACCTCATCcgttcaagaaaaaaatctttcggAAGCTCCGCAAAATAAGCATCAACAGCTGTCTTCAGCTCATTTATCGGTGGTAAATTTTCTGCAATAAAAACAAGGCGCAGGGTGCTAAGTCGGGGCTGTAAGATGGATGACGCAGTTCAATAAAACCTCATGCCTGAATTACAGCCTGAAGCATGCTTTATGAACTTTGCAATTGTCAGGGAAAGCAGATTCTTTTGGCGCCGCAATGAAGGCCGTTTCGATTTCAATGGCTCTTTTAAACCCTGaattgtcttcaaataaaCCTCTCCATTGATTGTAGCACCTTTGACCATATATTCAATAAGCAGAGTTCCTTCCTACTCCCAAAAAATGGTTGCCATGTGTTTTCCGGCCGAAGACTGTTTTTGCTTTTTTGGGGAAGCGGTGAACCCACTGCATTGATTCTTGTTTAGTAGGAGGGTCCCACTGATACCTCCCGGTAACAATTTGCGAAAACAAGCTATCAGGAGCTTGTAAAGATATCAAATTTTCTTGGGAAATTTCTTTCCTGACAAGTTTTTGTTCTGGCGTGAGAAGCCTTGGAATCCAACACTTTCTTCATGACCAGATAAAACATTCCAAACAGTTGTTTCTGATACCAACGAAAACGTTCAAACTAAAATTCAATTTGGAATCAAGATGGGGCTTCATTTCCATACACGACGATCAATCTTTGATGAGTTGATGACTTTTGGCTCAATACCCTTTATtggaagaaattttattagacTTAGATGCTCGAGTTGAATTTCAGTCAtttttgtttagaaaaaattgcagAGAACTCTTCAGACACAATATATTTTGTTGGAAATCGGTTTCATGAATCTACTATCCAATGAGAAAGCTACGTTTGTTGTTATTACCACggatacataaaatatttccggaaatatttttgacaactctaggtggaaagaaaaatatttccagtataacaaaaattgcaaaaaatgttgcaataaaatataacaatttataaatagctatttatgcaacgagttgcaAAATGAGCGTCTTTTTTGCACTAGACATGACAATTGGACCACGAGTGTCAACGAGTGGTCTAACATGTcgtgtgcaaaaaaatagccATTTTGCTACGTGtttcatacaagattttttctaataattttccgggataataatactaatgtcactttttaatactagtgataatataatgttactttttaacactagtgataatataatgtcactttttaacactagtgatgatataatgtcacttttttgagtagttattaaatgaagcacgtttgacaactaaaatgacatatcACAATGGTTATTCTTCGTAactgaattagaaaaaaatccttTTCGAGAGCATTTCccttgctattcaacgtggaaacgctgcaagcattcggggcacttttccagattccgcaatattatcagaaatttttgtattgtaaaccaaaaatgttatgtgcttaagttgattaattatatataatagatttattttttactaataatttataattaaaaaaatataatttttataaaaaaacatctgCGTACACTCTTGTGATAACACTATGAATTTTACTATCTTGTCACtgataaaaatcaatttcaaaaatcagaaaaatgTAATCTTATTATCTTATTTTTCTCTTCTTAATGTGTttggaaataatttgtttatacTTTCGATTCATactattattttgaaaacgaTGCCCTCCTATATAAAGGAGCATTTTCAAAACCTGGACACAGTATCAACTTAGAATTCAGCCAAGATGTTCACACAAATAGTGACAATACTGCTCCTTGCCGCAACTGCTCTAGGTAAAGatttctttcttttatttgaagcaatattttttttgaatttgtcacgGCATTCAGGATCACCGATCGGTGGACGCATCGTTAATGGTACAGACGCTCAAGATGGAGACTTTCCTTCGATCGTAAGTACAAAGAAATACATCCTCAATAAGACAAACTGGCACATATTAATTTAACGCTTGCTCCGCTTTCAGGTTTCTGTCAGATTTCTCAACAGTCATAATTGTGGTGGATCAATTTTGAACGAAAGATACATTTTAACTGCAGCTCACTGCGTCGTTTCCTAGTAAGTTACAAGAACATTAATTTCACACGAACATCCAACAATAAATGTCTTTCTAGTCCAGCCTCATTTCTGAGTGTTCAATACGACGTTACCACAATCAGCTCCGACTCCAACGCTCCAAACGTGCTCAAAGTGTCCTCAGTTATATACAACAAAGATTACACTCCTGGAAACGGATACATCAACGATGTGGCAGTATTAAAGGTACGAGTATTTAGTGAACATCAacgaagaaattaaataatcCCGATTGTTATTAAAGCTTCAATCACCGATAATTTTTGGCACAAATGCACGGCCCATTAAATTACCAGTTGCCTTCAACTCGACCCCCGAAAACTCGCCAGCGGAACTTGGAGGATGGGGTCTACCCTATGTAAGTTACTTTAGCAGAACGATAATTTATTTCTCATTTGGGACCCGTAGAGCGGAGGTACGGTCATGACTCACCTTCAAATAGTCAACATCACTGTGTTTTCGGATGATGAGTGCGAAAGGATACACGCCCAAACTGGCCCCACAAGTAGAAAGTATCACGTGTGTGCTGGAGTACCACAGGGTGGTAAAGGACAGTGCAATGTAATATTCTTGTCGGGTTGGTGGTGCGATTTGTGACATTCTATAATGTTCTAGGGTGATTCTGGGGGTCCTCTCGTTGTCAATGGAGTTCAAGTTGGTATAGTGTCCTGGTCTGTGAAACCTTGCACTGTGAAGGGCTATCCTGGTGTATTTACCAAAGTGTCCAGTCAAGTACCTTGGATTTTAGAGCAAATTGGGGGTGTCTAacgataaaaatgtaaatgacggattaattattattttcttttttacttattatattttatgacTAGTTAGcggaataaattattaatcgcAGCAAATatctttatatttttattttctaaatgtTCCAGagtgataaaatattttcacagcTTAATTTAACTCTTCTGTGGGATATATTTTTAGAACTCAGAACATAcctttaaaatgacatttcgcgaccgcatagtagtgcgcgaaatcgatATTCACGCACTACTATGCGGTTCCAGGccattttgaagcactagtgcgcgaaatcgacgTTCGCGCATTTGTGCGAATGCTTTTtcagcattctgaaaataatttcgaaagagtgaaaataaatcgctattaattcgattgacactttggCAATCGTATGGACAAGCGCCATCTTATTCACAAAGGGTATACGACAAATCAGATgtaatgttcgtttcaagaaatattgtacgaacttcgatgcgagaagacgtattcggcacattcacgcaaatgaagcactcgctccttcgtcgctcgtgcctcaaataataataaaaatgtcttctcgcactcatttcgtaaataactatttccggTAATCATTGTAAGAcaaaattgattattttttaaagcagtCACAAGTTTCTAAAATCCGCAACcaattttatttgctaaatttcttaatttaatttactttcGTTTAATTAGTCGATTTTCATGAAAGCGCAAAACATTATTTCACAAAGATTTAATAACATTCTCGATGATTTCCTTTAAttagcaaaattctaacctccAAACAAGGCGAAAATTGC encodes:
- the LOC138133404 gene encoding chymotrypsin-2-like gives rise to the protein MFTQIVTILLLAATALGSPIGGRIVNGTDAQDGDFPSIVSVRFLNSHNCGGSILNERYILTAAHCVVSYPASFLSVQYDVTTISSDSNAPNVLKVSSVIYNKDYTPGNGYINDVAVLKLQSPIIFGTNARPIKLPVAFNSTPENSPAELGGWGLPYSGGTVMTHLQIVNITVFSDDECERIHAQTGPTSRKYHVCAGVPQGGKGQCNGDSGGPLVVNGVQVGIVSWSVKPCTVKGYPGVFTKVSSQVPWILEQIGGV